One region of Oncorhynchus keta strain PuntledgeMale-10-30-2019 chromosome 24, Oket_V2, whole genome shotgun sequence genomic DNA includes:
- the LOC118402922 gene encoding NHP2-like protein 1 has protein sequence MTEAEVNPKAYPLADATLSKTILDLVQQASNYKQLRKGANEATKTLNRGISEFIVMAADAEPLEIILHLPLLCEDKNVPYVFVRSKQALGRACGVSRPVIATSITIKEGSQLKPQIQSTQMAIERLLV, from the exons ATG ACTGAAGCCGAAGTGAATCCCAAGGCCTACCCCCTGGCCGACGCCACACTTTCCAAAACCATCCTGGACCTTGTGCAGCAAGCCTCCAACTATAAACAGTTGAGAAAAGGGGCCAATGAGG CCACCAAGACATTGAACCGTGGTATCTCTGAGTTCATTGTGATGGCTGCTGATGCTGAACCACTGGAGATCATCCTCCACCTGCCGCTGCTTTGCGAGGACAAGAACGTCCCCTACGTGTTTGTGCGCTCTAAGCAGGCCCTGGGGCGTGCCTGTGGGGTCTCCCGCCCTGTCATCGCCACCTCAATCACCATCAAGGAGGGCTCTCAGCTGAAGCCCCAGATCCAGTCTACCCAGATGGCCATTGAGAGACTGCTGGTCTGA